The Parafrankia discariae genome includes a window with the following:
- the mshC gene encoding cysteine--1-D-myo-inosityl 2-amino-2-deoxy-alpha-D-glucopyranoside ligase produces MQAWPFPQLPKLPGQGRDLRVLDTAHGGVRTLDLGPTVRLYACGITPYDATHIGHAFTYLTYDLMQRVLRDAGHGVRYVQNVTDVDDPLLERATRDGIDWRDLARREIDLFRADMTALRILPPDHYVGVVEAVGLIVDMVSQLVERGAAYPVDGDLYFSVAAAPDFGQVAHLDPGRMLVSCAENGGDPGRPGKKDPLDPLLWRAERPGEPSWPSPFGRGRPGWHVECSAIARHYLGATIDIQGGGSDLAFPHHECSAAHAEVANGARPFARAYVHTALVSLDGHKMSKSRGNLEFVSRLLARGADPAAIRLALLQHHHTVEWEWTATAMPAAVERLDRWRAAVALPSGPDFRPVLAEVRARLADDLDAPGALAAVDVWAAAALAAGGTGADDQAPATVRDTVDALLGVDLGPVLPRGT; encoded by the coding sequence ATGCAGGCGTGGCCCTTTCCCCAGCTCCCCAAGCTTCCCGGACAGGGTCGCGACCTCCGCGTTCTCGACACCGCGCACGGCGGAGTGCGGACTCTGGACCTCGGTCCGACCGTCCGGCTCTACGCCTGCGGGATCACCCCGTACGACGCCACCCACATCGGGCACGCCTTCACCTACCTCACCTACGACCTCATGCAGCGCGTCCTGCGGGACGCCGGTCACGGGGTGCGGTACGTGCAGAACGTCACCGACGTCGACGATCCGCTGCTCGAGCGGGCCACCCGCGACGGCATCGACTGGCGTGACCTCGCCCGGCGCGAGATCGACCTGTTCCGGGCCGACATGACGGCGCTGCGCATCCTGCCCCCCGACCACTACGTCGGCGTCGTCGAGGCCGTCGGGCTCATCGTCGACATGGTCTCCCAGCTCGTCGAGCGTGGCGCCGCGTACCCGGTCGACGGTGATCTCTACTTCTCCGTCGCCGCGGCGCCGGACTTCGGCCAGGTGGCCCACCTCGACCCCGGGCGGATGCTGGTGTCCTGTGCGGAGAACGGCGGTGATCCCGGCCGACCGGGCAAGAAGGACCCGCTCGACCCGCTGCTGTGGCGGGCGGAGCGGCCGGGGGAACCGTCCTGGCCGTCGCCGTTCGGCCGGGGCCGGCCGGGCTGGCACGTCGAGTGCTCCGCGATCGCCCGGCACTACCTGGGCGCCACGATCGACATCCAGGGCGGCGGGAGCGACCTCGCCTTCCCGCACCACGAGTGCAGCGCCGCGCACGCCGAGGTCGCGAACGGTGCCCGGCCGTTCGCCCGCGCCTACGTCCACACCGCGTTGGTCAGCCTCGACGGCCACAAGATGTCGAAGTCGCGGGGGAACCTCGAGTTCGTCTCGAGGCTGCTCGCGCGCGGAGCGGACCCGGCCGCGATCAGGCTGGCCCTGTTGCAGCATCATCACACCGTGGAGTGGGAGTGGACCGCGACCGCCATGCCGGCGGCGGTCGAGCGGCTCGACCGGTGGCGCGCCGCCGTCGCGCTGCCGTCCGGGCCCGACTTCCGGCCGGTGCTGGCCGAGGTCCGGGCCCGGCTCGCCGACGACCTCGACGCGCCGGGAGCGCTCGCCGCGGTCGACGTGTGGGCGGCGGCCGCACTGGCCGCGGGCGGCACCGGGGCGGACGACCAGGCGCCGGCCACCGTCCGTGACACCGTCGACGCGCTGCTCGGTGTCGACCTTGGGCCTGTCCTACCGAGAGGAACCTAG
- a CDS encoding glycosyltransferase family 39 protein: protein MVSADDLPTGQVTGTAAEPAAGRPAAPAVAPRPRSAPDPAGDRAVLTGRPPRAEPPVGAEPAVEGPPDTGTPPDAETPVTETPVAEAEPGDRTGPAQRADAPARSEPARLIARFRQARDWTIAASYQFFLAGTVLAVAAGAVLRFATPSHLWLDESLTVGIASRPVPDLLQALRHDGSPPLYYLLLHVWITLFGDGDIAVRALSGVLSLATLPLAWLAGRYVGRAATALGNGGPSAERRVGLAALLLFACSPYAIRYGSETRMYSLVVLLVLVFGFAAVRALNRPDLPRLAALTLATAALVYTHYWTFLVVFTVAAFLLLQARRREHYRRPALRAFAAMAASAVLFAPWMPVFLFQMLHTGTPWAPRVQAQVLLDTVFDWAGPQSTGALLGIILLGGALIGLTARPLGGELHVKISGRAPGRYLAAIWLAPLVLAYFVNMFGGSAYAERYTGIALPACLLLASLGIAQLPVHRAFVAVVVIASISGLLGGYQLARTERTQASEIANRIADLARPGDVVAYCPDQLGPAVHRAIQRRGGIDVREIVYADEAGPALVDWVDYADRMKRANGAAFAVEVNDLAGPDHAVLLVRADGYRFLEGACAVLSDQLASLRDRALQVEKRDLYEGASLERFSTLR, encoded by the coding sequence ATGGTGAGCGCAGACGACCTGCCGACCGGCCAGGTCACGGGCACTGCCGCGGAGCCGGCGGCCGGGAGGCCGGCGGCCCCGGCGGTGGCCCCTCGGCCCCGGTCGGCGCCGGACCCGGCGGGCGACCGCGCGGTGCTGACCGGCCGGCCCCCGCGCGCCGAGCCGCCGGTGGGCGCCGAGCCGGCCGTCGAGGGCCCACCGGACACCGGAACCCCGCCGGACGCGGAGACCCCTGTCACGGAGACTCCTGTCGCGGAGGCTGAGCCGGGTGACCGGACCGGGCCCGCCCAGCGGGCCGACGCTCCGGCGCGGTCCGAGCCGGCGCGGCTGATCGCCCGGTTCCGCCAGGCTCGGGACTGGACGATCGCGGCCTCATACCAGTTCTTCCTGGCCGGGACCGTGCTGGCCGTCGCCGCCGGCGCCGTGCTCCGGTTCGCCACCCCGAGCCATCTGTGGCTCGACGAGTCACTCACCGTCGGCATCGCGTCCCGGCCGGTGCCGGACCTGCTGCAGGCACTGCGCCACGACGGGTCACCCCCGCTCTACTACCTGCTCCTGCACGTCTGGATCACGCTGTTCGGCGACGGGGACATCGCCGTCCGGGCGCTGTCGGGTGTGCTCTCCCTCGCCACGCTCCCGCTGGCCTGGCTCGCCGGGCGGTACGTCGGCCGGGCGGCGACCGCTCTCGGCAACGGCGGGCCGTCGGCCGAGCGGCGGGTCGGGCTCGCCGCCCTCCTGCTGTTCGCCTGCTCGCCGTACGCGATCCGCTACGGCAGCGAGACGCGGATGTACTCGCTGGTCGTCCTGCTCGTGCTGGTGTTCGGCTTCGCCGCCGTCCGGGCGCTGAACCGGCCGGACCTGCCGCGGCTCGCCGCGCTGACGCTGGCGACGGCCGCGCTGGTCTACACCCACTACTGGACGTTCCTGGTGGTGTTCACCGTGGCGGCGTTCCTGCTCCTGCAGGCGCGGCGGCGGGAGCACTACCGTCGACCGGCGCTGCGGGCGTTCGCCGCGATGGCTGCCTCGGCGGTGCTGTTCGCGCCCTGGATGCCGGTGTTCCTCTTCCAGATGCTGCACACCGGCACCCCGTGGGCGCCCCGGGTGCAGGCCCAGGTCCTGCTCGACACGGTCTTCGACTGGGCCGGCCCGCAGTCGACCGGCGCGCTGCTCGGCATCATCCTGCTCGGCGGGGCGCTGATCGGGCTGACGGCCCGTCCGCTCGGCGGGGAACTGCACGTCAAGATCTCCGGGCGGGCACCCGGCAGGTACCTCGCCGCGATCTGGCTCGCGCCGCTGGTGCTGGCGTACTTCGTCAACATGTTCGGCGGCAGCGCCTACGCGGAGCGGTACACCGGGATCGCGCTGCCCGCCTGCCTGCTGCTCGCCTCGCTGGGGATAGCGCAGCTGCCGGTGCACCGGGCGTTCGTGGCGGTGGTCGTGATCGCCTCGATCAGCGGTCTGCTCGGCGGGTACCAGCTCGCCCGGACGGAGCGGACCCAGGCCAGTGAGATCGCCAACCGGATCGCCGACCTCGCCCGGCCGGGGGACGTGGTCGCCTACTGCCCCGACCAGCTCGGCCCGGCCGTGCACCGGGCGATCCAGCGCCGGGGCGGCATCGACGTCCGGGAGATCGTCTACGCCGACGAGGCCGGGCCGGCGCTGGTCGACTGGGTCGACTACGCCGACCGGATGAAACGGGCGAACGGCGCGGCCTTCGCGGTCGAGGTCAACGATCTGGCCGGGCCCGATCACGCCGTCCTGCTCGTCCGCGCGGACGGGTACCGCTTCCTGGAGGGCGCGTGCGCGGTGCTCTCCGACCAGCTGGCGTCCCTGCGGGACCGGGCGTTGCAGGTCGAGAAGCGCGACCTCTACGAGGGTGCCTCGCTCGAACGGTTCTCCACCCTGCGCTGA
- a CDS encoding SCO1664 family protein: MSVSAAGPDHGRRVPLDPLDSGGLEVAEALSLLRAGELEITGRLVDASNATLLCEIRADEVSGRCVYKPVRGERALWDFPDGTLAARELAAYEVAEAMDPGIVPPTVMRDGPFGAGMVQLWIDVDVTVDLVALARSDDPQLRRIALFDAVINNADRKGGHLLPAPSGRVHGIDHGVTFHTDDKLRTLLWTWRGQRLDAAETTLLRELRDALGGDLGERLEPLLTTAELRALGARVDRLLAEGRFPLPSGDWPAIPWPPF; encoded by the coding sequence GTGAGCGTCTCCGCGGCTGGGCCCGACCATGGCCGGCGCGTGCCCCTGGACCCGCTCGACAGCGGCGGGCTGGAGGTCGCCGAGGCCCTGTCGCTCCTGCGTGCCGGAGAGCTGGAGATCACCGGTCGGCTGGTCGACGCCAGCAACGCCACGCTGCTGTGCGAGATCCGGGCCGACGAGGTCAGCGGGCGGTGCGTGTACAAGCCGGTGCGCGGCGAGCGGGCCCTCTGGGACTTCCCGGACGGGACGCTGGCGGCCCGTGAGCTGGCTGCCTACGAGGTCGCCGAGGCGATGGACCCGGGCATCGTCCCGCCGACCGTCATGCGCGACGGCCCCTTCGGCGCGGGGATGGTCCAGCTCTGGATCGACGTCGACGTGACCGTCGACCTCGTGGCGCTCGCCCGGTCGGACGACCCACAGCTGCGGCGCATCGCGTTGTTCGACGCCGTCATCAACAACGCCGACCGCAAGGGCGGGCACCTGCTCCCGGCGCCGTCCGGGCGGGTGCACGGCATCGACCACGGCGTGACGTTCCACACGGACGACAAGCTGCGCACCCTGCTGTGGACCTGGCGGGGGCAGCGGCTGGACGCGGCGGAGACCACGCTTCTGCGGGAGCTGCGCGACGCGCTGGGCGGTGATCTGGGGGAGCGGCTGGAGCCGCTGCTGACCACGGCCGAGCTACGGGCACTGGGAGCCCGGGTCGACCGGCTCCTCGCCGAGGGCCGTTTCCCGTTGCCCTCCGGGGACTGGCCGGCCATTCCCTGGCCGCCGTTCTGA
- a CDS encoding histidine phosphatase family protein, which translates to MTTVLLVRHGLTAVTGKILLGWTPGVGLDERGRGQAEALAARLAGIPLAAIVSSPLDRCQQTAAAIARSRPEGPSAPAGVQRIDTDERIGECHYGDWTGQELATLAKEPLWKVVQAQPSAVTFPGGEALRDTQSRGVTAVREWNERLGPDATWLLCSHGDVIRTVLADALGMHLDMYHRITVDPCSLTVVRYGDHRPFVRRVNDVGGSVADLLPAPPAADGAGAPPREDEVVGGGAGAEPAADGGRPAPGPGTGGAGSGGATSPVAPRTSRLEP; encoded by the coding sequence TTGACCACCGTCCTGCTGGTCCGGCACGGCCTCACCGCGGTCACCGGCAAGATCCTGCTCGGGTGGACCCCGGGCGTCGGGCTCGACGAGCGGGGCCGCGGTCAGGCCGAGGCGCTGGCCGCGCGGCTCGCCGGGATCCCGCTCGCCGCGATCGTGTCCAGCCCGCTCGACCGCTGCCAGCAGACGGCCGCGGCGATCGCCCGGAGCCGTCCGGAGGGCCCGTCCGCGCCCGCCGGCGTGCAGAGGATCGACACCGACGAGCGGATCGGGGAGTGCCACTACGGCGACTGGACCGGGCAGGAGCTCGCGACCCTGGCGAAGGAGCCGCTGTGGAAGGTGGTGCAGGCCCAGCCGAGCGCGGTGACGTTCCCCGGCGGGGAGGCGCTGCGCGACACCCAGTCCCGCGGCGTCACCGCGGTGCGTGAGTGGAACGAGCGCCTCGGCCCGGACGCGACCTGGCTGCTGTGCTCGCACGGTGACGTGATCCGGACCGTGCTCGCCGACGCCCTCGGCATGCACCTCGACATGTACCACCGGATCACCGTCGACCCGTGCTCGCTGACGGTCGTCCGTTACGGCGACCACCGGCCGTTCGTCCGGCGCGTCAACGACGTCGGCGGCTCGGTCGCCGACCTGCTGCCCGCCCCGCCGGCGGCGGACGGCGCGGGCGCCCCTCCCCGCGAGGACGAGGTCGTGGGCGGCGGCGCCGGCGCCGAACCGGCCGCGGACGGCGGCAGGCCGGCCCCCGGTCCCGGGACGGGCGGGGCCGGATCGGGCGGGGCCACCTCCCCGGTGGCCCCGCGGACGTCCAGACTGGAACCGTGA
- a CDS encoding glycosyltransferase: MSCALPDSPEPKSAGPGGPSDHPPRGTAGAAPVPLAGRAAGVAGARPEAVALLLGWCGVAVGISLSDGRYSPLALVMVLLGCLAVALAVAVPIGRAGRGGWGGGGWGGPRVRVGRGRPRGLPSRAAGVRLACASCGIVVAAGPILRHPRYYAHGPAAAAADVLAAAAGLLAGLALLRCAVPSGGRWAYGPAAGRAPGGRVFWVVLGLALAAGVATVVAAPQPRIDVFHLLQVSTSGLARGTNMYRQQWGPDRASYTAGGLFDVYPYLPGTSLLLAPFRWVLGDVRYGLLAALALAAVAGRALTLARVPGRAWDGAGGVGGGGGVDDGGGGAAVAAAGLLPLLVVVFPESMYALQQSWTEPLLVALLAVMVWAVAAGRPTPAVVAFALALASKQHVALLLPLAACWPAFGPRRALAAAGLGAAVVAPWVVAAPGDFVDDAVRTNLGYPVLDHSLSIPGWAHHFGITLGFGVTAVVLGAAYLLAWRARGGATGFCAGSALVLLALDVMNKQTFFNHYTLPMGLLVLAVAAGGAAPRRAAAPPRRTAAPPQRRVENRSSEAPS, from the coding sequence ATGTCCTGCGCCCTACCCGACTCCCCGGAGCCGAAGTCGGCCGGGCCGGGCGGCCCGAGTGACCACCCTCCCCGGGGGACCGCCGGGGCGGCGCCGGTCCCGCTGGCGGGTCGTGCCGCGGGGGTGGCGGGGGCCCGACCGGAGGCGGTGGCGCTCCTGCTGGGCTGGTGTGGGGTCGCCGTGGGGATCAGCCTCTCCGACGGCCGGTACAGCCCGCTCGCCCTGGTCATGGTGCTCCTGGGCTGCCTCGCGGTGGCCCTCGCCGTCGCGGTGCCGATCGGTCGGGCCGGCCGAGGTGGCTGGGGTGGAGGTGGCTGGGGTGGCCCGCGGGTCCGGGTCGGCCGCGGCCGGCCGCGGGGACTTCCGTCGCGGGCCGCGGGTGTTCGGCTGGCCTGCGCGTCGTGCGGGATCGTGGTCGCCGCCGGGCCGATCCTGCGGCACCCGCGTTACTACGCCCACGGTCCGGCCGCGGCGGCCGCGGACGTGCTCGCCGCCGCCGCCGGCCTGCTCGCCGGCCTGGCGCTGCTGCGCTGCGCCGTGCCGTCCGGCGGACGGTGGGCGTACGGGCCCGCGGCCGGCCGGGCGCCGGGTGGCCGGGTGTTCTGGGTCGTGCTCGGCCTCGCGCTCGCCGCGGGGGTCGCGACGGTCGTCGCCGCCCCGCAACCGCGGATCGACGTGTTCCATCTCCTCCAGGTCTCCACCTCCGGGCTGGCCCGGGGCACGAACATGTACCGCCAGCAGTGGGGGCCGGATCGGGCCAGCTACACCGCCGGCGGGCTGTTCGACGTCTACCCGTACCTGCCGGGGACGTCCCTGCTGCTCGCGCCCTTCCGGTGGGTGCTGGGGGACGTCCGCTACGGGCTGCTGGCCGCCCTCGCCCTGGCGGCCGTGGCCGGCCGCGCGCTCACCCTCGCCCGGGTACCGGGACGGGCGTGGGACGGCGCCGGGGGCGTCGGCGGTGGCGGGGGCGTCGACGATGGCGGCGGCGGTGCGGCGGTGGCCGCCGCCGGTCTGCTGCCGTTGCTCGTCGTCGTCTTCCCGGAGTCCATGTACGCGCTGCAGCAGTCCTGGACCGAGCCGCTGCTGGTCGCGCTGCTCGCGGTGATGGTCTGGGCGGTCGCCGCCGGCCGGCCGACGCCGGCCGTCGTCGCGTTCGCGCTGGCCCTGGCGAGCAAGCAGCACGTGGCCCTGCTGCTCCCGCTCGCGGCCTGCTGGCCGGCGTTCGGTCCGCGCCGCGCGCTGGCCGCCGCCGGCCTGGGGGCGGCGGTGGTGGCGCCCTGGGTCGTCGCGGCACCGGGCGACTTCGTCGACGACGCCGTGCGCACCAACCTCGGCTACCCGGTCCTGGACCACTCCCTGTCCATCCCCGGCTGGGCCCATCATTTCGGGATCACCCTGGGCTTCGGCGTGACCGCCGTGGTGCTGGGCGCGGCCTACCTGCTGGCCTGGCGGGCCCGCGGCGGCGCCACCGGGTTCTGCGCGGGATCGGCGCTGGTGCTGCTCGCCCTCGACGTGATGAACAAGCAGACCTTCTTCAACCACTACACGCTGCCGATGGGACTGCTGGTGCTGGCGGTGGCCGCGGGCGGGGCGGCGCCTCGGCGCGCCGCGGCCCCGCCCCGGCGCACCGCGGCGCCGCCTCAGCGCAGGGTGGAGAACCGTTCGAGCGAGGCACCCTCGTAG
- a CDS encoding NAD(P)/FAD-dependent oxidoreductase, whose translation MTEKPEVVVIGAGPAGLSAGWELMKREIPVTIIEGDSVVGGISRTAQRDGWRFDIGGHRFFTKVPEVEKLWHEILPDEDFLLRPRSSRIYYNGKFFDYPLKAGNALGGLGVAEAARCIGSYALAKLRPPKDQSNYENWLVARFGWRLYRTFFKTYTEKLWGVKVSDMPSDWAAQRIKSLSLMNAITNAVLPKRNQTDITSLIEEFQYPKFGPGMMWETAADKIVKQGGRIVFEEKVRKIHHENGRATGVTTVVTGGYGPGAGAPESSRDDLGTEYQYTGDHFISSMSFSSLVRVMDPPVPPRVLAAANALKYRDFLTVALVVPESAGFPDNWIYIHAPDVKVGRIQNFASWSPFLVKDGRTCLGLEYFVFEGDEMWNSSDEELIALGTKELAKLGLVQADQVEQGYVVRMPKAYPYYDMDYKKNVDIIRGWLEDYAPNVHPVGRNGMHRYNNQDHSMLTAMLTVENIIDGKSHDVWEVNVEEDYHEEVSSPGRS comes from the coding sequence GTGACCGAAAAGCCAGAGGTAGTCGTCATCGGAGCCGGGCCGGCCGGTCTCTCCGCCGGCTGGGAGCTGATGAAGCGGGAGATCCCCGTGACGATTATCGAGGGTGACTCGGTGGTCGGCGGAATCAGCCGTACGGCCCAGCGGGACGGATGGCGTTTCGACATCGGGGGCCACCGTTTCTTCACCAAGGTCCCCGAGGTCGAGAAGCTGTGGCACGAGATCCTGCCGGATGAGGACTTCCTGCTCCGGCCGCGGTCGAGCCGCATCTACTACAACGGCAAGTTCTTCGACTACCCGCTGAAGGCCGGTAACGCGCTGGGCGGGCTCGGTGTCGCCGAGGCGGCCCGGTGCATCGGCTCGTACGCGCTGGCGAAGCTGCGCCCGCCGAAGGACCAGTCGAACTACGAGAACTGGCTGGTCGCCCGTTTCGGCTGGCGGCTCTACCGCACCTTCTTCAAGACCTACACCGAGAAGCTCTGGGGTGTGAAGGTCAGCGACATGCCGTCCGACTGGGCGGCCCAGCGCATCAAGAGCCTCTCGCTGATGAACGCCATCACCAACGCGGTGCTGCCCAAGCGCAACCAGACCGACATCACCTCTCTCATCGAGGAGTTCCAGTACCCGAAGTTCGGGCCGGGAATGATGTGGGAGACGGCGGCGGACAAGATCGTCAAGCAGGGCGGCCGGATCGTCTTCGAGGAGAAGGTCCGCAAGATCCACCACGAGAACGGCCGCGCGACCGGTGTCACGACAGTGGTCACCGGCGGCTACGGGCCGGGCGCCGGCGCGCCGGAGTCGTCCCGGGACGACCTCGGCACCGAGTACCAGTACACCGGCGACCACTTCATCTCCTCGATGTCGTTCTCGTCGCTGGTGCGCGTGATGGACCCGCCGGTTCCGCCGCGCGTCCTGGCCGCCGCGAACGCCCTGAAGTACCGCGACTTCCTCACCGTCGCGCTGGTCGTCCCCGAATCGGCCGGATTCCCGGACAACTGGATCTACATCCACGCGCCGGACGTCAAGGTCGGCCGGATCCAGAACTTCGCCTCCTGGTCGCCGTTCCTGGTCAAGGACGGCCGGACCTGTCTCGGCCTGGAGTACTTCGTCTTCGAGGGCGACGAGATGTGGAACTCCTCGGACGAGGAGCTGATCGCGCTCGGCACCAAGGAGCTCGCCAAGCTGGGCCTCGTCCAGGCGGACCAGGTCGAGCAGGGCTATGTCGTGCGGATGCCCAAGGCATACCCGTACTACGACATGGATTACAAGAAGAACGTCGACATCATCCGCGGCTGGCTCGAGGACTACGCTCCCAACGTCCACCCGGTCGGCCGTAACGGAATGCACCGCTACAACAACCAGGACCACTCCATGCTCACCGCGATGCTCACCGTCGAGAACATCATCGACGGGAAGAGCCACGACGTGTGGGAGGTCAACGTCGAGGAGGACTACCACGAGGAGGTCTCCTCCCCGGGCCGGTCGTAG
- a CDS encoding AAA family ATPase, with translation MPEDAADSPFPTAAAVEDRAAGSPAAPGPDPVPDDAVVFKAFCAAGLWPGLGRTTAGRLEEAGVERREHVDLHRLSSVPGVSGPRARRLLDTFRAAEPTYAAVEMLVAARLPARLARGLADALGPAAAKALRADPWSLLEGGEAELGDADRFARHLGLGRADPRRGPAVLLHLLGRAASRAGDTAAPVAEVARAAVREGVTEPLDALSAALDSGRLIQVDDRLALERYAMAEQAISDGVERLLATAEPFRPEEAGGRRARRRPGGPGDHRPTVDAPPAPTSMFDDDTTDDDDGPGDHAPDDGTPDDGATMGSDSGEPGAAADHAVAGLDEVQLRAARTALEVGVSVLTGGPGTGKSRTVAAVVRLAEAAGVEVALAAPTGRAAKRLEELCGAPASTLHRLLGAQGRGGGFARDEHNPIEADLVVVDETSMLDAELAAALLDACADGTHLLLVGDPAQLPSIGPGQVLADLLEAEVTPITELTRLYRQADGGAIATMAAAVRRGELPPPGPGREVVVVAARSSGEAAHRVVQLVTDSIPRALGIPTEDVQVVTPVHGGPAGTGALNTALKNALNPGRGEVSGFDVGDRVVATANHLDVGFANGEIGVVVALGERGGLRVAFPGGELDVPSHGVVDLRHGWAVTVHRAQGSEWAAVVGVFPPEAGRMLTRPLIYTAMTRARSHLSVVSVNGPALRAAVRDAGGRRRATLLPALLTGESAEPFGSMDDVGDPDHQPGAGGFGAALAAGTGAAGLAPAAKEPVGP, from the coding sequence ATGCCCGAAGACGCCGCCGACTCCCCGTTTCCGACCGCCGCCGCGGTCGAGGACCGCGCCGCCGGCTCGCCGGCGGCCCCGGGTCCGGATCCGGTCCCGGACGACGCCGTCGTCTTCAAGGCCTTCTGCGCCGCCGGCCTGTGGCCGGGCCTGGGCCGGACGACAGCCGGCCGGCTGGAGGAGGCCGGCGTCGAACGGCGCGAGCACGTCGACCTGCATCGGCTGTCCTCGGTGCCGGGTGTCTCCGGGCCGCGGGCCCGCCGGCTGCTCGACACGTTCCGCGCGGCGGAACCCACCTACGCCGCGGTGGAGATGCTGGTCGCGGCGCGGCTGCCGGCGCGACTGGCCCGGGGCCTGGCCGACGCGCTCGGTCCCGCCGCGGCCAAGGCGCTGCGCGCGGACCCGTGGTCGCTGCTCGAGGGAGGCGAGGCCGAGCTCGGGGACGCCGACCGTTTCGCCCGCCACCTCGGGCTGGGCCGGGCGGACCCTCGCCGCGGCCCGGCGGTCCTCCTGCACCTGCTCGGGCGGGCGGCGAGCCGGGCCGGCGACACCGCCGCCCCGGTGGCCGAGGTCGCCCGGGCCGCCGTCCGTGAGGGGGTCACCGAACCGCTCGACGCGCTGTCCGCCGCGCTCGACTCCGGCCGGCTGATCCAGGTCGACGACCGCCTCGCCCTCGAGCGGTACGCGATGGCCGAGCAGGCGATCTCGGACGGGGTGGAGCGGCTGCTCGCGACCGCCGAGCCGTTCCGGCCGGAGGAGGCCGGCGGGCGGCGGGCCCGGCGACGCCCCGGCGGGCCGGGCGACCACCGCCCGACGGTCGACGCGCCGCCGGCACCGACCTCGATGTTCGACGACGACACGACGGATGACGACGACGGTCCGGGCGACCACGCGCCGGACGACGGGACACCCGACGACGGCGCGACCATGGGCTCCGACAGTGGCGAACCGGGCGCGGCGGCCGACCACGCGGTGGCCGGGTTGGACGAGGTCCAGCTCCGGGCCGCCCGCACCGCGCTGGAGGTCGGCGTGAGCGTGCTGACGGGTGGTCCCGGGACGGGCAAGAGCCGTACCGTGGCCGCGGTCGTCCGGCTCGCCGAGGCCGCCGGCGTCGAGGTGGCGCTCGCCGCGCCGACCGGCCGGGCGGCGAAACGGCTCGAGGAGCTGTGCGGCGCGCCGGCCAGCACCCTGCACCGGCTGCTCGGGGCGCAGGGTCGCGGCGGCGGGTTCGCCCGCGACGAGCACAACCCCATCGAGGCCGATCTGGTCGTCGTCGACGAGACGTCCATGCTCGACGCCGAGCTGGCCGCCGCCCTGCTGGACGCCTGCGCCGACGGCACCCACCTGCTCCTCGTCGGCGACCCCGCGCAGCTGCCCAGCATCGGGCCGGGTCAGGTCCTGGCCGACCTGCTGGAGGCGGAGGTCACACCGATCACCGAGCTGACCCGGCTCTACCGGCAGGCCGACGGCGGCGCGATCGCCACGATGGCCGCGGCGGTCCGCCGCGGCGAGCTGCCGCCGCCCGGCCCGGGCCGCGAGGTCGTCGTCGTGGCCGCGCGTTCCTCCGGCGAGGCCGCGCACCGCGTCGTCCAGCTCGTCACCGACTCGATTCCGCGGGCCCTGGGCATACCCACCGAGGACGTGCAGGTGGTGACCCCCGTGCACGGGGGGCCGGCCGGCACCGGCGCGCTCAACACGGCGCTGAAGAACGCGCTCAACCCGGGTCGCGGCGAGGTCTCCGGCTTCGACGTCGGCGATCGGGTGGTGGCGACCGCGAACCACCTCGACGTGGGGTTCGCCAACGGGGAGATCGGCGTGGTCGTCGCGCTCGGCGAACGGGGTGGCCTGCGGGTCGCCTTTCCCGGCGGGGAGCTGGACGTCCCCTCGCACGGTGTGGTGGACCTGCGCCACGGGTGGGCCGTCACGGTGCACCGCGCCCAGGGCAGCGAGTGGGCCGCCGTGGTCGGCGTCTTCCCACCGGAGGCCGGCCGGATGCTGACCCGGCCACTGATCTACACGGCGATGACCCGGGCCCGCAGCCACCTGTCGGTCGTGTCGGTGAACGGCCCGGCGCTGCGGGCGGCGGTACGCGACGCGGGTGGCCGGCGGCGGGCGACCCTGCTCCCGGCATTGCTGACCGGCGAGTCCGCGGAGCCCTTCGGGTCGATGGACGACGTGGGCGACCCCGACCACCAGCCGGGCGCGGGCGGCTTCGGCGCCGCCCTCGCCGCCGGCACCGGGGCGGCCGGGCTCGCGCCGGCCGCGAAGGAGCCGGTCGGACCATGA